One genomic segment of bacterium includes these proteins:
- a CDS encoding cell division protein ZapA produces the protein MSDQQQIKISVLGTEYKVKTDKDSSHIRKIEEYLNNKISEISNNTHIASSLKITTWAALFIAEEFLSYKEKNEKHAQKIDDIIEKIDKTNLET, from the coding sequence ATGTCAGATCAACAACAGATAAAAATCAGTGTACTTGGCACAGAATATAAAGTTAAGACTGATAAAGACTCATCCCATATTCGCAAAATTGAAGAGTATCTGAATAATAAAATAAGCGAAATCTCTAACAACACACATATAGCATCATCTCTTAAAATCACTACTTGGGCTGCTTTATTTATTGCAGAAGAATTCCTTTCATATAAAGAAAAAAACGAAAAACATGCACAAAAAATTGATGATATAATTGAGAAAATAGACAAAACAAATCTGGAAACATAA